The Cryptococcus deuterogattii R265 chromosome 6, complete sequence genomic sequence ACAGGCTCGGGTGCTAATGTATCGGTGTCGTCATGATCCATGCCCTCCACCTGTTCTCCGGCAGGTCGACCACCAAGCATTCTAGGTGGGGAATGTCCAGATCCTCTACGAGCGCCGGACTGGTTTTGAGCTTGCAGAACTGAAAGGTGGGCGAGAATACGAGTGTGGAGAGATAGCATAGGGTCCCTAGGAAACTGGCCAAATGTTGAAACGGCTAAGGAGAAAGTCAGTAATGCAGTATGGGACGAGCTAGGAAGTGGGAATACAGACCCCTAAGGAATGCATCGCCAGTACGGTTGCCTTTTGCGATATCCACTATTCGTTTACCAAGGAGGTCATTTGGGTTGACCTGGTTCATGATTCGGGACATCTAAACGGGCAGTTTGTGAGCACAAACGACAAGTTAGGAAGTGAACGAGAATACCTCGATGGCAATTTGGTGTGAAAATTCATCTTCGGTTGTTGCACCTCTTGGTGACCTGGCAGACATGTTCGAGTATGTAGAAGATGGTGTTGTTGATGTAGGAGTGGTTTGTTTTTGAGCGAGTACTAATAACTGAGAGGCAACACACGAGCAATTCTAGGTGCGGTCATCGCCGACCCTTACATCACCCTTTGCCTTACGTAACACGAGATTTGAAACAAGTTCGGTTTCCGAAGAAGTTAATATTGGTATGTCATTGATTGACTTTCCATAAGCCATATGtccttcgtcttccccTCCTGGTCCACTGCCTTCTCCCCCGCCTTCCACGAAGATGCGAAGGCAATGCTGGAGGGCGCCCTCAACAAGGTGAGACTAGCCCATATTCTCCAATTAAGCCTTTTAGCTAATCGTATGTGCCGCGCATGCAGGGTGACAAGCCCCCCGTTATCCAGGGAAAGATCGAAGTAGTCGAGCTTCACATGGGAGAGCAGGTGTGTTTCTAGATTAGAATGTACAAAAGTGGGTGCAAGCTGACAGTCCAACCTAAGCCACCAACCCTTACTCTTCTTGAAATAGGGGACCTTTCTATTGACCGATTTCGCGGTATTCTGCGTCTAGGATATCAAGGTGATGCCTGGCTCGAGGTACGGTGTCGAGTTCAAGCCAATCCACTTTCGCATAATCCTCATCTTacctcttcaactcttcctttATCGACCCCACTACTCGCTTCTCAACCACTCCTTGTCCCTATGACCCTTCGTCTATCCAAACTGCATCTTCGAGCCATTCTCATTCTGGTAGTCTCCGCCTCAAAGGGCATTACTCTTGTGTTCAAGAATGATCCTTTACAAAACGTGGATGTTAGTTCGACATTTGATTCGGTAGAGGTCATCAGAGGGTATCTGCAGCAAGAAATTGAAGGGCAGTTGAGAGATATGTTTAGGGAACACCTGCCCGGAATCATACACCGACTAAGTCAAAAGTGGTTTTCTGGGAGCGGTGTGGGTGGTAAAGTTGAGATGCCTTACCGGGATACGTCTCCTGAACCTAGTTATGCGCCAATCAAcgaggaagttgaggaagaggagaatgaagagaatcATGGTACCTCCCCCGGTAATACAGAATCTTTCGCTACCCGCCATACCGGGCCTGGAGGAATCACCCTCCCTCTGAATAATTCCGTTTCACAGCTTGCCGCCCTTTCATATTCTGCTCACACTTTGTCGCCTTATGCGCGAGGTCATGAACATATAGCTGTGAGATCATTCCCTTATCTTGGGAAGAGTGGGACAGGCAGTAGTGGGCGAGCGAGCCTGGCGGGCAGTAgcgttggagaaggagacatAAAGGctaaaagaaaaaggatattCAGAATAGGGAAAAGTaaggaggcggaggagaatACCGAGGTATAGGGGTGCGAAAAATCCTCAAAAGCCGCATTGGCTGCCGCAATGTTGTATAAGTATGTTGTCCACCTGTGCCTTATAATCAATTAATCTTGGCGATATGTTGCTCCCATGATTGGGAGACAATGCACGATATATTCGATTGACGACGTCAGAATACCAATAACAAATCAAAAATTCAAAACGTCACATTGAGCTATTTGAATGATACCAAGCCAAGGAAAACTAATCCAAGAAAGGTCGTTGATTGAGTATGTTCGCCATCTCCCATGATGTAGCATGGTCGCCATCCATATCGTGCCACATCCAATAGTCAGACAATATGCGCGCACCTGCGCGGTTATCAAAGCATGCATGTGGACTACGATGACATAGTCAGTCTGGAGCCTATGAAGGATGCGACGGAATTTTGCTCACCCAAATGCTCCAAGCATCTCAAGAGCCGTTCGACGGGAGGGATGTCCTCGGGGGATCTCAAACCCAGCAATTACGATCGGCCATGTTAACCTATCATCCGTCGTCAGAAAGGAATATCACCTAGAAAAAAGCTCACGACTACTAACCATGTGATCTTGCCGTACAAAGCTAGCATTTCTGCGGCCAATTCAATAATGGACTCTGCACTGCTTGCCACCCTTTCGTCATCACTTGGAACATCATAAACCTTCCGGAGCATCCGTATCTTGATAGCATGTCTGTAAGCTAGGTTTCCATACTGGGTACGCGGGTGCAAAGGTGTAAAGTTCTCAGCTTCGTCCCATACGCGGATTTCAGCGATTAAGTTTTGGGCAGCCAACTGAAGCCCTGTAAGGTTGTCGGGAGGCGCAGATGAATTCGGATTAGTCGGTAGAAGATTGGGAGAGTCATCTGGATCCATAAAAATAGGCCGACCTCGAGTACGAACGGCAGCGATAAGTGTACACACCTACGATCCAAGGTCAGCCTTGCTTGCTAGACCGAAATCAAGCGACTCACTCTTGCAATCATATCGACCATCCCTCTGGAGATGCCAAACATCCTTTCTACACTCTCCCACTCCACATCTGTTCTAGACCAGCTCTCAGCTTCAAAAAACCATGGAGTGAAGGCATCTTGCAGAATCGAAGGTGCTAGCTCAGTAGTCATGCAGCCAAAGACATCGCGGATAGCGAGCTGCTCCATAAAGAACCGATAGGGCGAGAGGCGATCACGAGGAGCATCACGAAGGATGTGGTGGGCTCCACCAAGCTGGTCGACGAGACTAAGAACCGATGATAAGAGATGATGCCACGAGTCATCCGCAGCAAGGCTCTACAAGCGAGATGACTG encodes the following:
- a CDS encoding mitochondrial distribution and morphology protein 34, which codes for MSFVFPSWSTAFSPAFHEDAKAMLEGALNKGDKPPVIQGKIEVVELHMGEQPPTLTLLEIGDLSIDRFRGILRLGYQGDAWLEVRCRVQANPLSHNPHLTSSTLPLSTPLLASQPLLVPMTLRLSKLHLRAILILVVSASKGITLVFKNDPLQNVDVSSTFDSVEVIRGYLQQEIEGQLRDMFREHLPGIIHRLSQKWFSGSGVGGKVEMPYRDTSPEPSYAPINEEVEEEENEENHGTSPGNTESFATRHTGPGGITLPLNNSVSQLAALSYSAHTLSPYARGHEHIAVRSFPYLGKSGTGSSGRASLAGSSVGEGDIKAKRKRIFRIGKSKEAEENTEV